In the Theobroma cacao cultivar B97-61/B2 chromosome 1, Criollo_cocoa_genome_V2, whole genome shotgun sequence genome, one interval contains:
- the LOC18613796 gene encoding peptide chain release factor 1 isoform X1 yields the protein MRRLNRTFIWWINSSRQLQLAKSNANPYNQRSFLLPEIVNSTLSFSRYYSTELQPQLSTDLLKIMEQRLSAIEHRSAYLENLMNRPEASPAEYSKANKELRKLKDSMELINELRTKQKEIDGLRSLMTECLDDKDMLDMATEDLGQALEEEKRLQNLLLKSLLPRDDADERDCILEVRAGTGGEEASLFAMDVFKMYERYSHKKGWKFEVVGITESDLKGYKEASAAISGAGVYGKLKFESGIHRVQRVPVTEKSGRIHTSAVSVAILPQADEVDVQLRNEDLRIDTYRSGGSGGQHANTTNSAVRVTHLLTGITVSIQDERSQHMNKAKALKVLCAKLYELERSRIQMSRSKLRSQQIGSGDRSERIRTYNFPQGRVTDHRVGITYHAIDDVMQGENLDIFVDALLLQQEMDAIASFRSAQ from the exons atgagaagacTGAATCGAACGTTTATTTGGTGGATCAATTCGTCGAGGCAACTTcaactagcaaaatcaaatgCCAATCCTTATAATCAAAGATCGTTTCTTCTACCCGAAATTGTCAACAGTACTCTCTCGTTTTCTCGGTATTATTCCACCG AGCTGCAACCTCAGCTTTCAACTGATCTTCTTAAAATCATGGAGCAAAGATTATCCGCTATTGAGCATAGGAGTGCTTATCTCGAGAATCTCATGAACCGg CCAGAAGCCTCACCGGCAGAGTATTCAAAGGCTAACAAAGAGCTTCGAAAACTTAAGGACTCAATGGAACTTATCAATGAGCTGAGAACCAAACAGAAG GAGATAGATGGTTTGAGGTCATTGATGACTGAATGCCTGGATGATAAAGACATGCTTGATATGGCAACTGAGGATTTGGGTCAGGCTttggaagaagagaaaaggcTGCAAAACTTGCTGCTCAAGTCATTACTTCCTAGGGATGATGCTGATGAGAGGGACTGCATTTTGGAGGTGAGAGCAG GAACTGGTGGGGAGGAGGCTTCTTTGTTTGCAATGGATGTGTTTAAAAT GTATGAGAGGTACTCACATAAGAAGGGTTGGAAGTTTGAAGTGGTAGGTATAACAGAGTCTGATCTGAAAGGATATAAG GAAGCTAGTGCAGCAATCTCAGGAGCTGGTGTTTATGGgaaacttaaatttgagaGTGGAATTCACAGAGTTCAG CGTGTTCCTGTGACAGAGAAGTCTGGACGTATCCACACTAGTGCTGTATCAGTTGCTATTCTCCCTCAGGCTGATGAG GTAGATGTCCAGTTAAGGAATGAAGATTTGAGAATTGATACTTACAGGTCTGGTGGTTCTGGTGGACAACATGCAAACACCACCAACAGTGCTGTTAGAGTCACTCATTTGCTCACTGGTATAACAGTATCTATACAGGATGAACGATCGCAGCATATG AACAAAGCCAAAGCACTTAAGGTGCTTTGTGCAAAGCTGTATGAATTGGAGAGGTCTAGGATTCAGATGAGCCGATCAAAACTTAGATCTCAACAG ATTGGTAGTGGGGACAGATCTGAGCGCATTCGAACCTATAACTTTCCTCAAGGGCGTGTGACCGATCATCGTGTTGGCATCACATATCATGCAATAGATGATGTGATGCAGGGAGAGAATCTGGATATCTTTGTTGATGCTCTTCTTTTGCAACAGGAAATGGATGCAATTGCATCGTTCAGGTCTGCTCAATGA
- the LOC18613796 gene encoding peptide chain release factor 1 isoform X2 — MELINELRTKQKEIDGLRSLMTECLDDKDMLDMATEDLGQALEEEKRLQNLLLKSLLPRDDADERDCILEVRAGTGGEEASLFAMDVFKMYERYSHKKGWKFEVVGITESDLKGYKEASAAISGAGVYGKLKFESGIHRVQRVPVTEKSGRIHTSAVSVAILPQADEVDVQLRNEDLRIDTYRSGGSGGQHANTTNSAVRVTHLLTGITVSIQDERSQHMNKAKALKVLCAKLYELERSRIQMSRSKLRSQQIGSGDRSERIRTYNFPQGRVTDHRVGITYHAIDDVMQGENLDIFVDALLLQQEMDAIASFRSAQ, encoded by the exons ATGGAACTTATCAATGAGCTGAGAACCAAACAGAAG GAGATAGATGGTTTGAGGTCATTGATGACTGAATGCCTGGATGATAAAGACATGCTTGATATGGCAACTGAGGATTTGGGTCAGGCTttggaagaagagaaaaggcTGCAAAACTTGCTGCTCAAGTCATTACTTCCTAGGGATGATGCTGATGAGAGGGACTGCATTTTGGAGGTGAGAGCAG GAACTGGTGGGGAGGAGGCTTCTTTGTTTGCAATGGATGTGTTTAAAAT GTATGAGAGGTACTCACATAAGAAGGGTTGGAAGTTTGAAGTGGTAGGTATAACAGAGTCTGATCTGAAAGGATATAAG GAAGCTAGTGCAGCAATCTCAGGAGCTGGTGTTTATGGgaaacttaaatttgagaGTGGAATTCACAGAGTTCAG CGTGTTCCTGTGACAGAGAAGTCTGGACGTATCCACACTAGTGCTGTATCAGTTGCTATTCTCCCTCAGGCTGATGAG GTAGATGTCCAGTTAAGGAATGAAGATTTGAGAATTGATACTTACAGGTCTGGTGGTTCTGGTGGACAACATGCAAACACCACCAACAGTGCTGTTAGAGTCACTCATTTGCTCACTGGTATAACAGTATCTATACAGGATGAACGATCGCAGCATATG AACAAAGCCAAAGCACTTAAGGTGCTTTGTGCAAAGCTGTATGAATTGGAGAGGTCTAGGATTCAGATGAGCCGATCAAAACTTAGATCTCAACAG ATTGGTAGTGGGGACAGATCTGAGCGCATTCGAACCTATAACTTTCCTCAAGGGCGTGTGACCGATCATCGTGTTGGCATCACATATCATGCAATAGATGATGTGATGCAGGGAGAGAATCTGGATATCTTTGTTGATGCTCTTCTTTTGCAACAGGAAATGGATGCAATTGCATCGTTCAGGTCTGCTCAATGA
- the LOC18613797 gene encoding protein RADIALIS-like 3, with protein MDNFPKVLCGWSWEENKLFELALALVDEQHPDRWEVVAAMVGGEKSAEEVEKHYVILLEDLQFIESGKLDHKLVEAQSCIQVDCNQSVCWTDEDNNLLVRLDIS; from the exons ATGGATAACTTTCCAAAAGTTTTGTGTGGGTGGAGCTGGGAGGAGAACAAGTTGTTTGAGCTGGCTCTAGCATTGGTTGATGAGCAACACCCAGATCGCTGGGAAGTGGTTGCAGCCATGGTTGGAGGGGAAAAAAGTGCCGAAGAAGTTGAGAAACATTATGTGATACTTTTGGAAGATTTGCAGTTTATAGAGTCTGGTAAACTGGACCATAAACTTGTCGAAGCTCAGTCTTGTATTCAAGTCGACTGCAATCAATCTGTATGCTGGACTGATGAAGATAACAA CTTGCTGGTTCGATTGGACATAAGTTGA
- the LOC18613798 gene encoding uncharacterized protein LOC18613798 isoform X1: MAKGKLIAVCQSGGKFTPSSDGSLSYTGGDAHAIRINTDSKFDELKAEVAEMWKSDPDSFTIKYFLPHNNKTIITISNDQDLQHLLDFHGNSATVDVYVLTNVNQMSDQLTMSHSRSRMVDEPVTSPDSFTHPASVSGDTEQLDWLASIASVSRDMNHPNNLTPEAPNDKDNGLQKLVKSWENCLTGLDQQFNNVYDFRVALNRFSIAHGFKYTFKTNNARYVIATCKAEGCPWSIQAARLSTTKLFLIKKMSETHSCGAGKSSARCPQVSSKLVKILVKEKLRDAPDAKPREIADEILQDYGFKARYSQVWRGVETVKEKHQVPYEEGYNQLPSLVKQMVENNPGSIATLFTREDLSFHRLFVSFQASLHGFKNGCRPLLFLDTMTIKSNYQSQLLTATALDGNDGVFPVAFAVVDVVNDDNWHWFLVQLKSAISTFQPLTFVADRQIGFKKPISMIFKNSHHSYCLRRLTDKLKKDLDILYTEEVLQVIVTHFYDAACATTLDGFSKCIENIRNISLEACEWILQSGPEHWANALFHGSRYGHFKADVAETFYTWVTELPVLPIVKLIETICHKMMELVKTQLSDSGQWLTKLTPLVEYKLQQDILKANMLKVSVSHASTFEVCDSLGAMDVVNIDLWDCSCREWQLKGFPCCHAVAVLQWSERSLYDYCSEYYTVDAFRLTYSNSIYPVATADRPVQKKSSKIEVRPPPLYPASGPPKKRRIRNRHKGPFKRPLHCSKCQGAGHNRATCRIFS, from the exons ATGGCTAAGGGAAAGCTTATTGCTGTCTGCCAGTCGGGAGGAAAGTTTACACCAAGTAGTGATGGTTCGTTGTCATATACTGGCGGAGATGCTCATGCTATCAGAATAAACACTGATAGCAAATTTGATGAGCTGAAGGCAGAAGTGGCAGAGATGTGGAAGTCTGATCCTGATTCCTTCACCATTAAATATTTCCTTCCTCACAACAATAAGACGATCATCACAATTTCCAACGATCAAGACCTGCAACACTTGCTGGATTTTCATGGAAACTCTGCAACCGTGGATGTTTATGTCTTAACAAATGTGAATCAAATGAGTGACCAGTTGACAATGTCCCACAGTAG GTCCAGAATGGTGGATGAGCCTGTGACTTCTCCTGATAGTTTTACTCATCCTGCTTCTGTTTCTGGAGACACTGAGCAACTTGATTGGTTGGCTTCTATTGCTTCTGTTTCCAGAGATATGAACCATCCCAATAACTTGACCCCTGAAGCTCCTAACGATAAGGATAATGGGCTGCAGAAACTTGTTAAATCTTGGGAAAATTGCTTAACTGGTCTGGATCAGCAGTTCAATAATGTTTATGATTTCCGTGTTGCTCTGAATAGATTCTCCATAGCTCATGGCTTTAAGTATACCTTTAAGACCAATAATGCTAGGTATGTGATTGCGACTTGCAAAGCTGAAGGCTGTCCTTGGAGCATTCAAGCTGCAAGGTTGTCCACCACAAAGTTGTTTCTAATTAAAAAGATGAGTGAAACTCATAGCTGCGGAGCAGGAAAAAGTTCTGCTAGATGTCCCCAGGTCTCTAGTAAGTTGGTCAAAATTCTTGTAAAGGAAAAGTTGCGAGATGCCCCAGATGCTAAACCGAGAGAAATTGCTGATGAAATTCTTCAGGATTATGGATTTAAAGCAAGATATTCACAGGTATGGCGTGGAGTAGAGACTGTCAAGGAGAAGCATCAAGTTCCATATGAAGAGGGTTACAATCAATTACCTAGTCTAGTTAAGCAGATGGTAGAGAACAATCCAGGTAGCATAGCAACTCTATTCACCAGGGAGGACTTAAGCTTCCATCGTCTATTTGTTTCCTTTCAAGCTTCATTACATGGTTTCAAGAATGGTTGCCGCCCCCTTCTTTTCCTTGACACTATGACCATAAAATCGAACTATCAGTCTCAGCTGCTGACTGCTACAGCTTTGGATGGAAATGACGGCGTTTTCCCTGTTGCATTTGCTGTAGTTGATGTTGTGAATGATGATAATTGGCATTGGTTTTTGGTGCAACTAAAATctgcaatttcaacattcCAACCACTAACATTTGTGGCAGATAGACAGATTGGGTTTAAAAAGCCTATTTCCATGATATTTAAGAATTCGCACCATAGTTATTGTCTCCGTCGTCTGActgataaattaaaaaaggatCTAGATATCTTATATACTGAAGAAGTACTTCAAGTAATTGTCACGCATTTCTATGATGCTGCTTGTGCAACCACACTTGATGGATTCAGTAAGTGTATTGAGAACATCAGAAATATTTCACTTGAGGCTTGTGAATGGATCTTGCAAAGTGGACCTGAACACTGGGCAAATGCTCTTTTTCATGGTTCACGATACGGACACTTTAAAGCAGATGTTGCTGAGACATTTTACACTTGGGTAACTGAACTTCCAGTCTTACCAATTGTTAAATTGATTGAGACTATCTGCCATAAGATGATGGAGTTGGTGAAAACTCAGCTTTCAGATTCAGGTCAGTGGTTGACAAAATTAACTCCCCTCGTGGAGTATAAATTACAGCAAGATATTCTGAAAGCTAACATGCTTAAAGTGTCAGTATCACACGCGAGCACTTTTGAGGTCTGTGACAGTTTGGGTGCAATGGATGTAGTGAACATTGATCTCTGGGACTGTAGCTGCAGGGAATGGCAATTGAAAGGGTTTCCGTGTTGCCATGCTGTTGCTGTCCTTCAGTGGTCAGAAAGGagtttatatgattattgCTCCGAGTACTATACAGTTGATGCTTTCCGGTTGACATATTCAAACTCCATATATCCAGTTGCAACAGCAGATAGGCCAGTGCAAAAGAAATCTTCAAAAATTGAAGTACGCCCTCCTCCTCTCTATCCTGCCTCTGGCCCTCCTAAGAAGAGAAGGATACGAAATAGACATAAAGGACCCTTTAAGCGGCCTCTGCATTGCAGCAAGTGCCAAGGAGCTGGACATAATAGAGCAACATGCCGTATATTTTCATAG
- the LOC18613798 gene encoding uncharacterized protein LOC18613798 isoform X2: protein MVDEPVTSPDSFTHPASVSGDTEQLDWLASIASVSRDMNHPNNLTPEAPNDKDNGLQKLVKSWENCLTGLDQQFNNVYDFRVALNRFSIAHGFKYTFKTNNARYVIATCKAEGCPWSIQAARLSTTKLFLIKKMSETHSCGAGKSSARCPQVSSKLVKILVKEKLRDAPDAKPREIADEILQDYGFKARYSQVWRGVETVKEKHQVPYEEGYNQLPSLVKQMVENNPGSIATLFTREDLSFHRLFVSFQASLHGFKNGCRPLLFLDTMTIKSNYQSQLLTATALDGNDGVFPVAFAVVDVVNDDNWHWFLVQLKSAISTFQPLTFVADRQIGFKKPISMIFKNSHHSYCLRRLTDKLKKDLDILYTEEVLQVIVTHFYDAACATTLDGFSKCIENIRNISLEACEWILQSGPEHWANALFHGSRYGHFKADVAETFYTWVTELPVLPIVKLIETICHKMMELVKTQLSDSGQWLTKLTPLVEYKLQQDILKANMLKVSVSHASTFEVCDSLGAMDVVNIDLWDCSCREWQLKGFPCCHAVAVLQWSERSLYDYCSEYYTVDAFRLTYSNSIYPVATADRPVQKKSSKIEVRPPPLYPASGPPKKRRIRNRHKGPFKRPLHCSKCQGAGHNRATCRIFS from the coding sequence ATGGTGGATGAGCCTGTGACTTCTCCTGATAGTTTTACTCATCCTGCTTCTGTTTCTGGAGACACTGAGCAACTTGATTGGTTGGCTTCTATTGCTTCTGTTTCCAGAGATATGAACCATCCCAATAACTTGACCCCTGAAGCTCCTAACGATAAGGATAATGGGCTGCAGAAACTTGTTAAATCTTGGGAAAATTGCTTAACTGGTCTGGATCAGCAGTTCAATAATGTTTATGATTTCCGTGTTGCTCTGAATAGATTCTCCATAGCTCATGGCTTTAAGTATACCTTTAAGACCAATAATGCTAGGTATGTGATTGCGACTTGCAAAGCTGAAGGCTGTCCTTGGAGCATTCAAGCTGCAAGGTTGTCCACCACAAAGTTGTTTCTAATTAAAAAGATGAGTGAAACTCATAGCTGCGGAGCAGGAAAAAGTTCTGCTAGATGTCCCCAGGTCTCTAGTAAGTTGGTCAAAATTCTTGTAAAGGAAAAGTTGCGAGATGCCCCAGATGCTAAACCGAGAGAAATTGCTGATGAAATTCTTCAGGATTATGGATTTAAAGCAAGATATTCACAGGTATGGCGTGGAGTAGAGACTGTCAAGGAGAAGCATCAAGTTCCATATGAAGAGGGTTACAATCAATTACCTAGTCTAGTTAAGCAGATGGTAGAGAACAATCCAGGTAGCATAGCAACTCTATTCACCAGGGAGGACTTAAGCTTCCATCGTCTATTTGTTTCCTTTCAAGCTTCATTACATGGTTTCAAGAATGGTTGCCGCCCCCTTCTTTTCCTTGACACTATGACCATAAAATCGAACTATCAGTCTCAGCTGCTGACTGCTACAGCTTTGGATGGAAATGACGGCGTTTTCCCTGTTGCATTTGCTGTAGTTGATGTTGTGAATGATGATAATTGGCATTGGTTTTTGGTGCAACTAAAATctgcaatttcaacattcCAACCACTAACATTTGTGGCAGATAGACAGATTGGGTTTAAAAAGCCTATTTCCATGATATTTAAGAATTCGCACCATAGTTATTGTCTCCGTCGTCTGActgataaattaaaaaaggatCTAGATATCTTATATACTGAAGAAGTACTTCAAGTAATTGTCACGCATTTCTATGATGCTGCTTGTGCAACCACACTTGATGGATTCAGTAAGTGTATTGAGAACATCAGAAATATTTCACTTGAGGCTTGTGAATGGATCTTGCAAAGTGGACCTGAACACTGGGCAAATGCTCTTTTTCATGGTTCACGATACGGACACTTTAAAGCAGATGTTGCTGAGACATTTTACACTTGGGTAACTGAACTTCCAGTCTTACCAATTGTTAAATTGATTGAGACTATCTGCCATAAGATGATGGAGTTGGTGAAAACTCAGCTTTCAGATTCAGGTCAGTGGTTGACAAAATTAACTCCCCTCGTGGAGTATAAATTACAGCAAGATATTCTGAAAGCTAACATGCTTAAAGTGTCAGTATCACACGCGAGCACTTTTGAGGTCTGTGACAGTTTGGGTGCAATGGATGTAGTGAACATTGATCTCTGGGACTGTAGCTGCAGGGAATGGCAATTGAAAGGGTTTCCGTGTTGCCATGCTGTTGCTGTCCTTCAGTGGTCAGAAAGGagtttatatgattattgCTCCGAGTACTATACAGTTGATGCTTTCCGGTTGACATATTCAAACTCCATATATCCAGTTGCAACAGCAGATAGGCCAGTGCAAAAGAAATCTTCAAAAATTGAAGTACGCCCTCCTCCTCTCTATCCTGCCTCTGGCCCTCCTAAGAAGAGAAGGATACGAAATAGACATAAAGGACCCTTTAAGCGGCCTCTGCATTGCAGCAAGTGCCAAGGAGCTGGACATAATAGAGCAACATGCCGTATATTTTCATAG
- the LOC18613799 gene encoding uncharacterized protein LOC18613799 — protein MGKAMEKSLPLHMMFLWVNLLLWTVSGRLGKSVENAEAEISAVGDPGMKRDGLRVAFEAWNFCNEVGYEAPGMGSPRAADCFDVVNSTLIHKVSEADNRLSVGQPFKGLSPEALNSPDLYAVEKELYLGSLCEVAENGSEPWQYWMVMLKNGNMDTRTGLCPENGKVVPPFTTDRFPCFGEGCMNQPTFNHQPTELLADGTMRGWFNGTYDLDADIGRGLGDNTSYYEVIWEKKLGSGSWVFKHKVRTTKKYPWLMLYLRADATKGYSGGYHYDTRGMLKTLPQSADFKVRITLDVKQGGGSKSQFYLIDIGSCWKNNGQPCDGDVTTDVTRYSEMIINPDTAAWCSKDHLINCPPWHITPDDKKIYRNDTKNFPYGAYHYYCAPGNGKYLEKPVSICDPYSNPQAQELVQLLPHPIWGEYGYPTKPGDGWIGDPRTWTLDTGGLASRLYFYQDPGTPPAKRIWTSIDMGTEIFVSDNDEVAEWDISDFDVLLT, from the exons ATGGGAAAGGCCATGGAGAAGTCGTTGCCATTGCATATGATGTTTCTGTGGGTAAATTTGCTCTTGTGGACAGTTAGTGGTAGACTTGGGAAGTCAGTGGAAAATGCCGAAGCAGAAATCTCAGCAGTCGGTGATCCAGGAATGAAAAGAGATGGGTTGAGAGTGGCCTTTGAGGCTTGGAACTTCTGCAATGAAGTCGGCTATGAAGCTCCTGGCATGGGGAGCCCCAGAGCTGCTGattgttttgatgttgttA ATTCAACTCTGATACACAAGGTATCAGAGGCTGATAACAGACTTTCGGTAGGCCAACCATTCAAAGGATTGAGTCCTGAAGCACTGAACAGCCCAGATCTTTATGCCGTTGAGAAGGAGCTATATTTGGGTTCTTTATGTGAAGTTGCAGAAAACGGCTCAGAGCCATGGCAATATTGGATGGTTATGCTAAAAAATGGCAACATGGACACAAGGACCGGTTTGTGTCCTGAAAATGGGAAAGTGGTACCTCCTTTTACTACAGATAGGTTTCCTTGCTTTGGAGAAGGGTGCATGAATCAGCCCACTTTTAATCATCAACCGACAGAACTCTTAGCTGATGGTACAATGAGAGGATGGTTCAATGGAACTTATGATTTGGATGCTGATATTGGGAGAGGACTTGGTGATAATACCTCCTATTATGAGGTGATTTGGGAGAAGAAACTTGGTTCTGGAAGTTGGGTCTTTAAGCATAAGGTCAGGACTACAAAGAAGTATCCATGGTTGATGCTCTACCTCAGAGCTGATGCAACTAAAGGATACTCTGGAGGGTACCATTATGACACAAGAGGAATGCTCAAAACT CTCCCACAATCCGCTGATTTTAAAGTCAGGATAACTTTGGATGTGAAACAAGGAGGAGGAAGCAAGAGCCAGTTCTACCTCATAGATATCGGCAGCTGCTGGAAGAACAATGGTCAGCCTTGTGATGGAGATGTGACCACAGACGTTACAAGATACAGTGAGATGATCATCAACCCTGATACTGCAGCTTGGTGCAGCAAGGATCATTTGATTAACTGTCCACCATGGCATATTACTCCAGACGACAAAAAGATTTACAGGAATGACACTAAGAATTTCCCATATGGGGCTTATCACTATTACTGTGCTCCTGGCAATGGTAAATACTTGGAGAAACCTGTTAGCATTTGTGATCCTTATAGCAATCCGCAGGCACAAGAACTAGTTCAGTTGCTGCCTCACCCCATATGGGGTGAATATGGCTACCCAACCAAACCGGGTGATGGATGGATTGGGGATCCAAGAACTTGGACGCTTGACACCGGCGGTCTAGCCAGCAGACTCTACTTCTATCAG GATCCAGGTACCCCTCCTGCTAAAAGAATATGGACATCTATCGACATGGGTACAGAAATTTTTGTCAGTGACAACGATGAAGTGGCAGAATGGGACATCAGCGACTTCGACGTTCTTCTCACATGA
- the LOC18613801 gene encoding two-pore potassium channel 5 has protein sequence MEDEPFLSPKTKSQLLPILEDDHHDYYFTAPQAISTPAIFPSEIQDHPQIQPPSHLEYPSTGSKKFGSLHRCKTAPAMAVMRDLKPKTPQVPKPQSESSTIIRQAVFLLSIYLLLGVAIYSFNRDEFSGIETHPVVDALYFCIVTMCTIGYGDIAPLTPATKIFACVFVLVGFGFIDILLSGVVSYVLDLQENMILTGIHMEKTQEGFSAKNYIVDVEKGRMRIRLKVGLALGVVVLCIGIGTLVLYFVENLDWIDAVYLSVMSVTTVGYGDRAFKTLPGRLFAGIWLLISTLAVARAFLYLAEARVDKRHRRIAKWVLHRDITIEDLLAADINNNGFISKSEYVIYKLKEMGKIGEKDILQICNQFSKLDPNNSGKITLPDLLENRL, from the exons aTGGAAGATGAGCCTTTTCTCTcccccaaaacaaaatcccaaCTTCTACCCATCCTTGAAGATGACCATCATGACTACTATTTCACAGCCCCACAAGCAATCTCCACACCAGCCATCTTCCCATCGGAAATTCAAGACCACCCACAGATTCAACCCCCTTCCCATCTTGAATATCCCAGTACCGGGTCAAAGAAATTCGGTTCTCTCCACCGTTGTAAAACGGCTCCTGCCATGGCTGTGATGCGCGACCTGAAGCCTAAAACACCCCAAGTGCCTAAACCTCAATCTGAGTCCAGCACCATTATCAGGCAAGCTGTGTTCTTGCTATccatttatttattacttGGTGTTgctatttattcttttaacagAGATGAATTCTCGGGTATTGAGACTCACCCAGTTGTTGATGCTCTTTACTTCTGTATAGTCACCATGTGTACTATTGGTTATGGTGATATAGCTCCTTTAACCCCAGCTACCAAGATTTTTGCTTGTGTTTTTGTATTGGTAGGTTTTGGTTTTATAGATATATTGTTAAGTGGGGTAGTCAGTTATGTTCTTGACTTGCAAGAGAACATGATTTTAACTGGGATTCATATGGAGAAAACACAAGAAGGGTTTTCAGCTAAGAATTACATTGTTGATGTGGAGAAGGGAAGGATGAGGATAAGACTTAAAGTTGGCTTGGCACTTGGGGTTGTGGTGTTGTGTATTGGAATTGGAACTTTGGTGTTGTACTTTGTCGAGAATTTGGACTGGATTGATGCTGTTTACTTGTCTGTTATGTCAGTTACTACAGTTGGGTATGGGGATAGGGCGTTTAAGACTCTGCCTGGAAGGTTGTTTGCTGGTATTTGGCTTCTGATTTCGACGCTAGCCGTGGCTAGGGCGTTTTTATATTTGGCAGAAGCAAGGGTTGACAAGAGGCACAGGAGGATTGCCAAGTGGGTGTTGCATAGAGATATCACTATTGAGGATTTGCTAGCTGCTGACATCAATAACAATGGTTTTATCAG TAAATCAGAGTATGTCATCTACAAGCTCAAAGAGATGGGAAAGATTGGGGAGAAAGATATATTGCAGATCTGCAATCAGTTCAGTAAGCTTGACCCAAATAACTCGGGGAAAATAACCCTGCCTGATCTCTTAGAAAATCGCTTGTGA
- the LOC18613802 gene encoding 10-deacetylbaccatin III 10-O-acetyltransferase translates to MALSVIRSSRSLVTPSRQTPSDVLELSFIDKVPVLRCYTRTLHVYRHGPKAPKVIREALSKALVPYHPLAGRLKESGENQVQVECSGEGAWFVEASADCTLDSVNYFDNALSIPCDELLPDQVPKRQGMEPLVQMQVTQFACGGFVIGLIFCHTICDGLGSAQFLNAVGELARGLEHLSTAPLWHRDFFPTPPQQANTNVLPTLPPLMPGYRLEHVNIDISMDEISELKQEFHESTGQGCSAFEIVAANFWCLRTRAINFEPNTEVRLLFFANCRQLLDPPLPKGFYGNCFFPITIAAPCELLKQASIIEVIKLIQEAKTKLPVDFAKFKDGDYFRNGKDPFAPPLGYTTLFISEWGRLGFNQVDFGWGPPVHLVPVPGSGIIPVGIMGSLPLPKKGIRLMTWCVEKDHRRPFLDLIAKLV, encoded by the exons ATGGCTCTCTCTGTTATCAGATCAAGTCGAAGCCTAGTAACTCCATCTCGGCAAACACCTTCTGACGTTCTTGAGTTATCATTCATTGATAAAGTACCGGTTCTCAGATGCTATACTCGCACATTGCATGTCTATAGACATGGCCCTAAAGCACCGAAAGTCATTAGGGAAGCCTTGTCAAAGGCCTTGGTACCCTACCACCCCCTTGCAGGACGGCTGAAGGAGTCCGGTGAAAATCAAGTTCAGGTTGAATGTTCAGGAGAAGGCGCGTGGTTTGTTGAGGCATCAGCTGATTGTACCCTCGATTCCGTTAATTACTTTGATAATGCTTTGTCCATTCCTTGTGATGAACTTCTCCCTGATCAAGTTCCAAAACGTCAAGGCATGGAACCCCTTGTACAAATGCAG gTGACACAATTTGCATGTGGCGGTTTTGTCATAGGCCTCATATTTTGTCACACCATATGTGATGGCCTAGGATCTGCACAATTCCTGAACGCTGTAGGAGAGTTGGCCAGAGGTCTGGAACATCTGAGCACTGCGCCACTATGGCATAGGGACTTTTTCCCAACCCCGCCGCAACAAGCAAACACAAACGTATTGCCAACCTTGCCACCCCTAATGCCTGGCTACCGACTAGAGCACGTGAATATAGACATTTCCATGGATGAAATCAGTGAGCTAAAGCAAGAATTCCATGAATCGACAGGGCAAGGTTGCTCTGCCTTCGAAATTGTAGCTGCCAATTTTTGGTGCCTCCGAACAAGAGCAATAAACTTCGAGCCAAACACTGAAGTACGGCTTCTTTTCTTTGCAAATTGCCGCCAGCTTTTGGACCCTCCTTTGCCTAAAGGCTTCTATGGCAACTGTTTCTTTCCAATAACAATCGCAGCTCCATGTGAGTTGCTTAAACAAGCATCAATCATTGAGGTGATTAAACTGATACAAGAAGCAAAGACTAAGCTACCTGTTGATTTTGCCAAATTCAAGGATGGTGACTACTTCAGAAATGGTAAAGACCCCTTTGCACCACCTCTAGGGTACACCACTTTGTTTATATCAGAATGGGGTAGACTGGGATTCAACCAGGTTGACTTTGGATGGGGCCCTCCGGTCCACTTGGTTCCAGTTCCTGGCTCTGGTATCATCCCTGTTGGCATAATGGGGTCACTGCCATTGCCCAAGAAAGGTATCCGTTTGATGACATGGTGTGTCGAGAAGGACCATCGCCGGCCCTTCCTGGATCTGATTGCAAAACTAGTCTAA